In Streptomyces caniferus, one DNA window encodes the following:
- a CDS encoding response regulator transcription factor, translated as MSVLLEQPSSLVAYRPNKPTAMVVVADPRVRSTVTRHLWALGVRDVIEASSIAEARPRVGNPRDICVADVHLPDGSGLTLLSETRAAGWPNGLALSAADDIGAVRNALAGGVKGYVVTGTRTNLGLPGRPGTSPIGANAARMQRRPPGAPGHPGGYRELSGREVEVLRLVAEGQSNKAIGVSMGLSALTVKSHLARIARKLGTGDRAGMVAVALRTGIIH; from the coding sequence CTACCGCCCGAACAAGCCGACGGCCATGGTCGTCGTGGCCGACCCTCGCGTCCGCTCCACCGTGACCCGCCACCTGTGGGCCCTCGGAGTGCGTGACGTGATCGAGGCGTCGTCCATCGCGGAGGCCCGTCCCCGCGTCGGCAACCCGCGCGACATCTGCGTGGCCGACGTCCACCTTCCCGACGGCTCCGGCCTCACGCTCCTGTCCGAGACCCGGGCGGCCGGCTGGCCCAACGGCCTCGCACTGTCCGCGGCCGACGACATCGGCGCCGTGCGCAACGCCCTGGCCGGCGGCGTCAAGGGCTATGTCGTCACCGGCACCCGTACCAACCTGGGCCTTCCGGGCCGTCCGGGCACCTCGCCCATCGGCGCCAACGCGGCCCGTATGCAGCGCCGTCCTCCGGGCGCCCCCGGCCACCCGGGCGGCTACCGGGAGCTGTCGGGCCGTGAGGTCGAGGTGTTGCGGCTGGTGGCGGAGGGCCAGTCCAACAAGGCCATCGGCGTCTCGATGGGGCTGTCGGCACTGACCGTGAAGAGCCACCTGGCCCGCATCGCCCGCAAGCTCGGCACCGGTGACCGGGCCGGAATGGTGGCGGTCGCACTGCGCACCGGGATCATTCACTGA